One window of the Sulfurospirillum arsenophilum NBRC 109478 genome contains the following:
- a CDS encoding MFS transporter, whose amino-acid sequence MTPTNRKGSISFLSHFLSTHQLLIIYTCTILTLCTLYAVQPIQPLFEKEFSLSRFEAVIFTTVIMLPLGFAPIFYGYILETFSSKLFLRNAVLMLGILELCFAWSDTYPVLLAIRALQGILIPAVLTSLMSYISFITPKEKVQQAIGYYIGATILGGFIGRLLSGLLSDFFGWRLFFVLLGIALIVMFGALSFLSEEVKVDFVKPKLSQVLGVLKNKIFFNIYAMMFFIFFVFQALLNFIPFQLKTFSSTMGYGKVGMMYAGYIIGFIISIRILWMIRLFGNETKTIIFGILTYLIGLQIFHINDYLVMFGGMFVFCAGFFIIHSVSSGLISKLAHEKRAISNGLYLSFYYAGGTFGTFAPGVFYEYLGWHVFLGLLALTVIATLFFAARLQQSLRS is encoded by the coding sequence TTGACACCTACAAATAGAAAAGGAAGCATTAGCTTTCTTTCTCATTTTCTCTCTACGCATCAACTTCTTATTATTTACACCTGTACGATTCTTACCCTTTGTACCCTTTATGCGGTACAGCCCATTCAACCCCTTTTTGAAAAAGAATTTAGCTTAAGTCGTTTTGAAGCGGTCATCTTTACAACGGTCATCATGCTTCCTTTAGGGTTTGCACCGATCTTTTATGGCTACATCTTAGAAACCTTTTCGTCTAAACTCTTTTTGAGAAATGCTGTCTTAATGTTGGGCATTTTAGAACTCTGTTTTGCATGGAGCGACACGTATCCTGTGCTTTTAGCCATTCGTGCTTTACAGGGTATTTTAATTCCAGCTGTGCTTACCTCTTTGATGAGTTATATCAGTTTTATTACACCTAAAGAGAAGGTGCAACAAGCCATAGGCTATTACATCGGTGCGACCATCTTGGGTGGTTTCATTGGGCGTTTACTCTCAGGACTTCTCAGTGATTTTTTTGGCTGGAGACTCTTTTTTGTGCTTTTAGGCATTGCGCTCATCGTCATGTTTGGCGCTCTGAGTTTTTTAAGTGAAGAGGTTAAAGTAGATTTTGTGAAGCCTAAACTTTCTCAAGTGTTAGGTGTCCTCAAAAATAAAATATTTTTTAATATTTATGCCATGATGTTTTTCATCTTTTTTGTGTTTCAAGCGCTGCTTAACTTTATTCCTTTTCAACTCAAAACATTCAGTTCAACCATGGGTTATGGTAAGGTGGGCATGATGTATGCGGGTTATATCATTGGTTTTATTATCTCCATTCGTATTTTGTGGATGATTCGTCTTTTTGGCAATGAGACGAAGACGATTATTTTTGGGATTTTAACCTATCTTATCGGATTGCAGATCTTTCATATCAATGATTATTTAGTGATGTTTGGTGGAATGTTTGTCTTTTGCGCAGGCTTTTTCATTATTCATTCGGTTTCCTCTGGACTTATTAGCAAACTTGCTCATGAAAAACGTGCTATCTCTAATGGACTTTATCTTTCGTTTTACTATGCGGGTGGAACGTTTGGAACATTTGCTCCGGGTGTTTTTTATGAGTATTTAGGATGGCACGTCTTTTTAGGACTTTTAGCATTAACCGTAATTGCAACCCTCTTTTTTGCAGCCAGATTACAACAGTCCCTACGTTCCTAA
- a CDS encoding FIST signal transduction protein: MKTFNTYYKDAEQFRLFVETNAIKDTPQLLVQIFCAFSDVEIIQAIMNVVSGMLPSCHIIGATTDGEILGANVHIHTVVISLTLFEHTTLQSYGMERQSDCKQLGNAMAQTLIQEDTRAVITFVDGISTNGEEYLEGFALAHNVTVAGGLAGDLSKFGKTYVFTKELITCNGAVGVALNNPTLHVYSDYNFNWSSIGKEMTITHAEKNRVYTIDHKTAIETYANYLGDEVAAMIPNIGIEFPLMLSRNGISVARAAVAKNSDGSITFAGNLKTGDKVRLGFGNAELILNDAMKSLERVDANPIESIFIYACMARRRFLQEAIGLEIEPWTQIAPVCGFFTYGEFFSTPTAKLLFNQTMTILALSEGGSVMSRKPIPCTKPISRQMVDFANTCKALSHFINKTTEELVESNEKLKDT; encoded by the coding sequence ATGAAAACGTTTAATACCTACTACAAAGATGCGGAACAATTTCGTCTTTTTGTGGAGACGAATGCCATTAAGGATACGCCCCAACTTTTAGTACAAATCTTTTGTGCTTTCAGCGATGTTGAGATTATTCAAGCGATTATGAATGTTGTGAGTGGGATGCTTCCTTCGTGCCATATTATTGGGGCGACAACGGATGGAGAGATATTGGGTGCGAATGTGCATATCCATACCGTTGTCATCTCCCTCACTCTTTTTGAGCACACAACCCTTCAAAGCTATGGTATGGAGAGACAAAGTGACTGTAAGCAGTTAGGTAATGCGATGGCACAAACACTCATCCAAGAGGATACCCGCGCAGTTATCACCTTTGTGGATGGCATTAGCACCAACGGAGAAGAGTATTTAGAAGGCTTTGCCTTGGCACACAATGTAACGGTTGCAGGAGGGTTGGCAGGGGATTTATCCAAATTTGGCAAAACTTATGTTTTTACCAAAGAGCTGATTACATGTAATGGTGCTGTTGGTGTTGCTTTGAATAATCCAACGTTACACGTTTACAGCGATTATAATTTTAATTGGAGCTCGATTGGTAAAGAGATGACCATTACGCATGCTGAGAAAAACCGTGTTTATACGATCGATCATAAAACGGCTATTGAGACGTATGCAAATTATCTAGGCGATGAGGTCGCTGCGATGATTCCTAATATTGGCATAGAATTTCCTCTCATGCTTTCACGTAATGGCATTTCTGTAGCGCGTGCTGCGGTGGCAAAAAATAGTGATGGTTCGATTACATTTGCGGGTAACCTCAAGACGGGGGATAAAGTTCGTCTCGGATTTGGCAATGCCGAGCTCATTTTAAACGATGCCATGAAATCTCTTGAGCGAGTGGATGCAAATCCGATCGAGTCTATTTTCATCTATGCCTGTATGGCGCGCAGACGTTTTTTACAAGAGGCAATCGGCTTAGAAATAGAGCCGTGGACTCAGATAGCACCGGTGTGTGGATTTTTTACTTATGGAGAGTTCTTTAGCACACCAACGGCAAAGCTACTTTTTAATCAAACGATGACCATTTTGGCGTTAAGTGAAGGCGGCTCTGTCATGAGTCGCAAACCTATCCCGTGTACCAAGCCTATATCGAGGCAAATGGTAGATTTTGCCAATACCTGTAAAGCGCTTTCGCACTTCATCAATAAGACCACAGAAGAGTTGGTTGAGAGCAATGAAAAGTTAAAAGATACGTGA
- a CDS encoding NCS2 family permease, protein MDFFKLEQNGTTVKTEFTAGFTTFLTMMYIVPVNAIIMSKTGMPMEALITATALITIFSSILNGLWANTPIAMSVGMGLNAYFTFGLVLGMKVPWQTALGVVFLSGLLFLILSLTPLRVWIMKSVPHDLRRAISAGIGSFIAFIGLKSMGMVIANPAVLVGVGNFKNPNVLLGVLGLVLVFAFYSWRLKGAFILAVVTTAIVAWVAGIAPYPTEFFSMPASVSPIAFELDIKGALTLSLFPVIITFLITDLFDSLGTLAGVGYRAGLFTDDGKELQKTLEIDALASTACAVVGVSTTTAFIESAAGVEEGGRTGLTAVVTGLCFILTLFMMPLFKAIPENAIYPVLVMVGVLMFGELSHINFKDTAIAVSTFLIVIMMPLTFSITNGLAFGLISYVLIKLIKKEFKDINFGILFLTFVSLIVFIVQEGH, encoded by the coding sequence TTGGACTTTTTCAAACTTGAACAAAATGGTACGACGGTCAAAACCGAGTTTACAGCTGGTTTTACGACTTTCTTAACCATGATGTACATCGTACCTGTCAATGCCATTATTATGAGCAAAACGGGTATGCCCATGGAGGCATTGATCACGGCAACGGCTTTGATCACTATTTTTTCATCCATTCTCAATGGCCTTTGGGCAAATACGCCGATTGCTATGAGCGTTGGTATGGGGCTTAACGCGTACTTTACGTTTGGATTAGTCCTTGGTATGAAAGTGCCTTGGCAAACCGCCCTTGGCGTTGTTTTTCTCTCAGGTCTTCTTTTCCTCATTCTCTCGTTAACCCCACTTCGGGTGTGGATTATGAAGAGTGTACCACATGATCTTAGACGTGCGATTAGTGCGGGTATTGGCTCTTTTATTGCATTTATTGGTCTTAAAAGTATGGGTATGGTTATTGCCAATCCCGCGGTTTTAGTGGGTGTGGGTAACTTTAAAAATCCAAATGTTTTACTTGGCGTTTTAGGACTTGTTTTAGTCTTTGCATTCTACTCATGGAGACTTAAAGGTGCATTTATCTTAGCGGTTGTGACTACGGCTATTGTTGCGTGGGTTGCAGGTATTGCTCCTTATCCAACGGAGTTTTTCTCCATGCCAGCTTCGGTCAGCCCGATCGCATTTGAGCTTGACATTAAAGGTGCCTTAACGCTCTCCCTTTTCCCTGTCATTATTACATTTTTGATTACCGATTTGTTTGACTCATTGGGTACCCTTGCGGGTGTTGGATACCGTGCAGGTTTGTTTACGGATGATGGAAAAGAGCTTCAAAAAACACTTGAAATTGACGCGCTCGCGAGTACAGCATGTGCAGTTGTTGGTGTCTCAACCACAACGGCATTTATAGAAAGTGCGGCAGGTGTTGAAGAGGGTGGACGAACGGGTTTAACCGCCGTGGTAACCGGTCTTTGTTTTATTTTGACGCTGTTTATGATGCCTTTGTTTAAAGCGATTCCTGAAAACGCGATCTATCCTGTTTTGGTGATGGTCGGTGTTTTGATGTTTGGTGAGCTTTCGCATATCAATTTTAAAGATACAGCCATTGCGGTTTCAACCTTTTTGATCGTTATCATGATGCCTTTAACCTTTTCGATTACAAATGGTTTGGCATTTGGTTTAATCTCGTATGTGTTGATCAAGTTGATCAAAAAAGAGTTCAAAGATATTAACTTTGGTATTTTGTTTCTGACATTTGTTAGTTTAATCGTATTTATCGTACAGGAAGGACATTAA
- a CDS encoding DUF350 domain-containing protein has protein sequence MLLSYFLSFGVFFVTALVVLVLFFFLYAKVTPYDDYRMIFTENNTASALGFGGAILGLCIPLYSALVNSISYVDFVTWAIIAMVIQLLFAFAMTRLRGKFSVETHINNGNIAVGILMALMSIAIGLLNAGSMSY, from the coding sequence ATGCTTCTTAGCTACTTTCTCTCCTTCGGGGTTTTCTTTGTCACAGCCCTTGTTGTTCTTGTGCTGTTTTTCTTTCTCTATGCCAAAGTCACGCCTTATGATGACTACAGAATGATTTTTACGGAAAATAACACGGCGTCTGCACTTGGATTTGGCGGAGCAATTCTAGGGCTTTGTATCCCTCTTTACAGTGCTCTTGTAAACTCTATCTCCTATGTTGACTTCGTCACATGGGCAATCATCGCTATGGTTATACAGCTTCTTTTTGCATTTGCCATGACGCGTTTACGTGGAAAATTTTCTGTTGAAACACACATCAATAATGGAAATATCGCTGTAGGAATTTTAATGGCATTGATGTCGATTGCTATTGGTTTGCTTAACGCTGGATCGATGAGTTATTAA
- a CDS encoding response regulator has translation METILIVDDTPENLVILSEILKPFYKVKVANSGIKAMNLIASGDIPDLILLDIMMPEMSGYEVCKKLKNDPLTRNIPIIFVTALSDCEDEAEGLGLGAIDYITKPVHSSIVLARVNTQMTLLQYQRNLEQKLEERTEEIVLTRMEVIRQLGRAAEYKDNETGTHILRMSAYTKIISKKIGLDNVRAELIFLSAPMHDIGKIGTPDHILRKESGLTPEEWEIVKAHPLNGAEIIGNHQSALLQTARVVALTHHERFDGTGYPYGIKGFDIPLAGRIVAIADVFDALTSQRPYKEPWNLDRAVEYLVAQKGKHFDPELVDAFLACMDEIKEVMVKFHDEPEALSNSLHVKS, from the coding sequence ATGGAAACCATTCTTATTGTCGATGACACCCCTGAAAATCTGGTAATTCTAAGCGAAATTCTTAAGCCTTTTTACAAAGTTAAAGTAGCCAACAGTGGCATTAAAGCGATGAACCTTATCGCTTCAGGAGACATTCCCGATCTGATTTTACTGGACATCATGATGCCAGAAATGAGTGGCTACGAAGTCTGTAAAAAACTCAAAAATGATCCACTAACGCGCAATATTCCTATTATTTTTGTTACGGCATTGAGCGACTGTGAAGATGAGGCTGAAGGTTTAGGGCTAGGAGCCATTGATTACATCACAAAGCCTGTTCATTCGTCCATTGTTTTAGCACGGGTTAATACGCAAATGACCCTCCTTCAATACCAACGAAATCTGGAACAAAAACTGGAAGAGCGTACCGAAGAGATCGTCCTTACGCGCATGGAAGTCATCCGACAATTAGGGCGAGCTGCTGAGTACAAAGACAATGAGACAGGGACACACATTTTGCGTATGAGTGCTTATACCAAAATCATTTCCAAAAAAATTGGCTTGGATAATGTACGAGCTGAACTTATTTTTCTCTCTGCGCCAATGCATGATATCGGGAAAATCGGAACACCCGATCATATCTTGCGCAAAGAGAGTGGACTTACACCCGAAGAGTGGGAAATCGTCAAAGCACATCCACTGAATGGTGCAGAGATTATTGGCAATCATCAATCCGCCCTACTTCAAACGGCACGCGTTGTAGCACTTACACACCATGAACGCTTTGATGGAACGGGTTATCCTTATGGCATTAAAGGGTTTGATATTCCTCTCGCTGGGCGCATTGTAGCCATTGCTGATGTCTTTGATGCCTTAACATCCCAGCGTCCTTACAAAGAGCCTTGGAACTTAGATCGAGCTGTTGAGTATCTTGTCGCGCAAAAAGGGAAGCATTTTGATCCTGAGCTTGTCGATGCCTTTTTAGCGTGTATGGATGAGATCAAAGAGGTTATGGTAAAATTCCACGATGAGCCAGAAGCACTATCAAACTCTTTACATGTAAAGAGTTAG
- a CDS encoding phosphoribosyltransferase: MRYYSYEEFKVDVNHLAKEIKPYAPDVILAVARGGMTLGHFLAEALEMRALYSINSIHYEETHKLDTINIFNIPDLSKAKRVVIVDDIIDSGETMIEIQRVLTAKYPDVEFKIAAVFYKEKALLRPDFAARETTEWIEFFWDFQIDTYK, from the coding sequence TTGCGTTATTACAGTTATGAAGAGTTTAAAGTTGACGTCAATCATTTGGCAAAAGAGATCAAACCTTACGCGCCTGATGTTATTTTAGCCGTGGCACGTGGTGGTATGACATTAGGGCATTTTTTAGCAGAAGCATTAGAGATGAGAGCGCTTTACTCCATCAATTCGATTCACTATGAAGAGACACACAAGCTGGATACCATCAATATTTTTAATATTCCAGATTTGAGCAAAGCAAAACGTGTGGTCATTGTCGATGATATCATCGATAGCGGTGAGACGATGATCGAGATTCAGCGAGTACTCACTGCCAAATACCCCGATGTAGAGTTTAAAATCGCAGCAGTGTTCTATAAAGAAAAAGCACTGCTTCGCCCAGATTTTGCGGCTCGAGAAACCACTGAGTGGATCGAGTTTTTCTGGGATTTTCAGATTGACACCTACAAATAG
- a CDS encoding response regulator, with protein MMRRWVFFITFLAILFAPMTGLASSKKEILLPKQTLVYSQSSWEPLVIVNDEHISGMITDYLTLLEKKTNLNFTYTFHNTWDQVLQEFNAGALDILPGIITKDVSPNVVTTKPFLRFNLVLAALKSNNFISDLREVQKQNLVIAVGEHSSVQHYLQDNYPDIKTYVVKNTQEGLLAVEHKKADLFLEMAPVVSEALQNSGLSNIKIVGILKDKFELVMAIQDASLLSLINQGIDAITDVEKERLTKRYIKINVQEKVDYSLSFKIVTIGIFIVIGFIVWLSILKREIRKRKLAETKVSYTNQRLHRAAEELKIAMAKTAYAHQAKSQFLANMSHEIRTPMNTIIGMTELILRKDLPEKERHYLSKVAEAGHHLLDIINDILDFSKIEANKIQLEAIPFQLEELIVSVTDLISMRAQQKGLELLIDMGNVTAHRYRGDPLRLKQILLNLVANAVKFTPKGEVIIRLKALEENNGIQKIRFEIKDTGIGITPEQIKYLFNAFSQADMSTTRNYGGTGLGLTIAQGLVLMMGGEIQCESVFGEGSTFWFEIPLHIDASFIAPTQPLITKALNVLIVDDNETALEIFSEILYHFGIGCVTCKSAKEALDLLNNGFQADVAIIDWKMEGMDGITLFQLIEQRYEHQIASIMMVTAYDKEELIAKLGIDQPYAVLVKPITASTLFDTLISMYGHKRLIEPLHHAHETQVIQSLDGITVLLVEDNPSNQEVAQELLNEVGIIVYIVNNGQEALEWLIENPLPDLILMDCQMPILDGFEATRKIRSELKLTLPIVAMTANVMKGDEERCYASGMNGYVPKPVDSQKLLQEIARFCHKTASIPPVCTSSSDNFALEGINSLQAISRLGGNAKLYRQLLKSFAKDQVHFMQTYRNYVVANDLDGAKRLCHTLKGIAGTLGMEELSALAEQAERSLHPIDNDAPLLEAIDIKIRSLSAIIQALSTQVEPFGTFTSIENETLQKLIEKLKSSDATALDDAMMLSQSTDEKLLEAFEQIKAFEFENAIALIEPLLNQNTPKKAD; from the coding sequence ATGATGAGAAGATGGGTGTTTTTTATTACGTTTCTAGCCATACTCTTTGCCCCAATGACGGGGCTAGCATCTTCCAAAAAAGAGATTCTACTTCCTAAACAAACGCTTGTGTACAGCCAAAGTTCATGGGAACCACTTGTGATTGTCAATGATGAGCATATAAGCGGTATGATCACAGACTACCTCACTCTTTTAGAAAAAAAAACTAACCTTAACTTCACTTATACGTTCCATAACACTTGGGATCAAGTGCTCCAAGAGTTTAACGCAGGTGCTTTGGACATTCTTCCTGGGATTATTACCAAAGATGTATCGCCTAATGTAGTAACAACCAAACCTTTTTTGCGCTTTAACCTCGTTTTAGCAGCCCTCAAATCAAACAATTTCATCAGCGATCTTAGAGAAGTTCAAAAACAAAACCTTGTCATTGCGGTTGGTGAGCATTCATCTGTTCAACATTATTTGCAAGACAATTATCCAGATATAAAAACGTATGTCGTTAAAAATACCCAAGAAGGGTTATTGGCAGTTGAGCATAAAAAAGCTGACCTCTTCTTGGAAATGGCGCCTGTTGTCAGTGAAGCACTGCAAAACAGCGGACTTTCAAACATCAAAATTGTAGGTATTTTAAAAGACAAATTTGAACTTGTGATGGCAATTCAAGATGCATCATTACTGTCTCTGATTAATCAAGGCATTGATGCCATTACGGACGTAGAAAAAGAGAGGCTCACTAAACGGTATATCAAAATAAATGTTCAAGAAAAAGTCGACTACTCTTTAAGCTTTAAGATTGTTACGATAGGTATTTTTATCGTGATCGGTTTCATCGTATGGCTTTCCATTCTCAAACGTGAGATTCGTAAACGTAAACTGGCTGAAACCAAAGTGAGTTATACCAATCAACGATTGCATCGTGCAGCAGAAGAGCTTAAAATTGCTATGGCAAAAACAGCCTACGCACATCAAGCTAAAAGTCAATTTTTAGCCAACATGAGTCATGAAATTCGCACCCCTATGAATACCATCATCGGGATGACAGAGCTTATTTTACGCAAAGATTTACCTGAAAAAGAGCGCCACTACCTTAGCAAAGTTGCGGAAGCAGGACATCATCTTTTGGACATTATCAACGATATTTTAGATTTTTCAAAAATAGAAGCCAACAAAATTCAACTCGAAGCCATTCCATTTCAACTCGAAGAGCTCATCGTGTCCGTCACAGATCTTATAAGCATGCGTGCCCAGCAAAAAGGGTTAGAGCTGCTTATAGATATGGGAAATGTCACCGCACATCGCTACCGTGGAGATCCCTTACGTCTTAAACAAATTCTGCTCAACCTTGTTGCTAACGCTGTAAAGTTTACTCCTAAGGGCGAGGTTATCATCCGTCTTAAAGCCTTGGAAGAGAACAATGGTATCCAAAAAATCCGTTTTGAGATCAAAGATACAGGCATAGGAATTACGCCTGAACAAATAAAATACCTTTTTAACGCTTTTTCTCAAGCAGATATGTCCACCACGCGTAATTATGGAGGGACAGGACTAGGTCTTACCATCGCACAAGGGCTGGTACTCATGATGGGAGGAGAGATTCAGTGCGAGAGTGTTTTTGGCGAGGGAAGTACGTTTTGGTTTGAAATTCCTTTGCACATCGATGCTTCGTTTATCGCTCCAACACAGCCCTTAATCACAAAAGCCCTCAACGTCTTGATCGTAGATGACAATGAAACAGCTCTCGAAATTTTCTCTGAAATTTTATACCATTTTGGCATTGGATGCGTTACATGTAAAAGTGCAAAAGAGGCTTTGGATCTTTTAAATAACGGTTTTCAAGCCGATGTGGCGATTATTGACTGGAAGATGGAAGGGATGGATGGCATTACGCTATTCCAGCTCATAGAACAACGCTATGAGCATCAAATTGCATCCATTATGATGGTAACCGCGTATGATAAAGAAGAACTTATCGCTAAATTGGGAATCGATCAACCCTATGCCGTATTGGTGAAGCCGATCACCGCTTCTACCCTTTTTGACACTCTTATCAGTATGTACGGGCACAAGCGTCTTATTGAACCATTACATCACGCACATGAAACGCAGGTTATTCAGTCTTTAGATGGCATCACGGTATTGCTCGTAGAAGACAATCCAAGTAATCAAGAGGTAGCACAAGAACTTCTCAACGAAGTGGGGATTATTGTCTATATTGTCAACAATGGGCAAGAAGCGCTTGAATGGCTCATTGAAAATCCATTACCGGATCTTATTTTGATGGATTGCCAGATGCCTATCTTAGATGGTTTTGAAGCAACACGCAAAATTAGAAGTGAACTCAAACTCACGTTGCCTATCGTTGCGATGACTGCCAATGTAATGAAAGGTGATGAGGAGCGCTGTTATGCATCAGGAATGAATGGCTACGTTCCAAAACCGGTGGACTCTCAAAAACTCCTTCAAGAAATCGCACGCTTTTGCCATAAAACAGCATCAATACCTCCTGTATGCACATCTTCTTCAGATAACTTTGCACTCGAAGGTATCAACAGTCTTCAAGCCATTTCACGCCTTGGAGGCAATGCAAAACTCTATCGCCAACTGCTGAAAAGTTTTGCCAAAGATCAAGTACACTTTATGCAAACCTATCGCAACTATGTTGTCGCCAATGACCTTGATGGCGCTAAAAGGTTGTGTCATACGCTCAAAGGCATTGCAGGAACGCTTGGTATGGAAGAGCTCTCGGCATTGGCAGAACAAGCTGAACGCTCTTTGCATCCTATAGACAACGATGCGCCACTGCTAGAAGCTATTGACATAAAGATTCGCTCTTTAAGTGCCATTATTCAAGCCCTTTCTACTCAAGTAGAGCCTTTTGGAACCTTTACTTCCATTGAAAATGAGACACTGCAAAAGCTTATCGAAAAGCTGAAAAGCTCTGATGCAACAGCACTGGATGATGCCATGATGCTTTCACAATCCACCGATGAAAAACTCCTCGAGGCTTTTGAGCAGATCAAAGCCTTCGAGTTTGAAAATGCTATAGCACTGATTGAGCCATTACTGAATCAAAACACACCTAAAAAGGCGGACTAA
- the mqnE gene encoding aminofutalosine synthase MqnE, with protein MTLIEKLENNERLSLEDGIALYDLDLFTLGKYANQRRRFLHGNKVFFNVNRHINPTNICKDICKFCAFSANRKNPNPYTMTHEEILAILDNSVKNNHITEVHVVSAHNPDAGLEWYMEIFSKIKARFPSLHVKALTAAEINFLATEYNLSFDEVIDKMIEYGVDSMPGGGAEIFDEKVREYVCKGKVSSSEWLQIHELWHKRGHESNATMLFGHVEKREHRIDHMLRLRDLQDRTHGFNAFIPLVYQRDNNYLKVDDFLSSTEILKTFAISRLMLDNINHIKAYWATSTINLALVAMEYGADDLDGTIEAEAIQSAAGANSAKGLGLQSILELIETSGFTPVERDSLYNELKIY; from the coding sequence ATGACTCTTATCGAAAAGTTAGAAAACAACGAACGACTTAGCCTAGAAGATGGCATAGCCCTCTACGATCTTGATCTTTTTACGTTGGGAAAATACGCCAATCAAAGAAGGCGTTTCCTTCACGGCAACAAAGTCTTTTTCAATGTCAACAGGCATATCAACCCCACCAACATCTGCAAAGACATCTGCAAATTTTGCGCTTTTTCAGCCAACCGAAAAAATCCAAATCCTTACACAATGACCCACGAAGAGATTTTAGCAATCTTGGATAATTCTGTAAAAAACAATCACATCACCGAAGTGCATGTGGTTTCTGCGCACAATCCAGATGCTGGGTTAGAGTGGTATATGGAGATTTTTTCCAAAATCAAAGCACGTTTTCCTTCTTTACATGTAAAGGCATTGACGGCTGCTGAGATCAACTTCTTAGCAACGGAGTACAACCTAAGCTTTGATGAGGTCATCGACAAGATGATCGAGTATGGTGTGGACTCGATGCCCGGTGGTGGTGCTGAAATCTTTGATGAAAAAGTACGCGAGTACGTTTGCAAAGGTAAAGTAAGCTCCTCCGAATGGTTACAGATCCATGAATTGTGGCACAAACGAGGACATGAATCCAATGCGACAATGCTGTTTGGTCATGTGGAAAAACGTGAACATCGCATCGATCACATGCTCCGTCTTCGCGACTTACAAGACCGCACACATGGCTTTAACGCGTTCATCCCCCTTGTCTATCAACGTGACAATAACTATTTAAAAGTAGATGATTTTTTAAGCTCTACTGAAATTCTCAAAACCTTTGCCATTAGCCGTTTGATGCTCGATAACATCAACCACATCAAAGCGTACTGGGCAACTTCAACGATCAATCTTGCTCTTGTGGCAATGGAGTACGGTGCAGATGATCTTGATGGAACGATTGAAGCTGAAGCGATTCAATCAGCTGCGGGTGCGAACAGCGCTAAAGGACTTGGTTTACAAAGTATTTTAGAACTTATCGAAACGAGTGGCTTTACACCGGTTGAACGCGATAGTTTATACAACGAACTCAAAATTTACTAA